The genomic stretch CACAAACCGAGTTCTTCCCTACCGTCTTCCGATGGGTTGCTGTCTCTGGCTATCAGTAGTTGCTGGCGCGATTTCTTTATTCAGACGCGTCACCGAAACTGAAGCAACCGAAGCGGTACATAGAGGCGATGCAAATATCACTGAATAGCTATCCAAGAAGATGCTCAGTTGGGTGATTACGTAGTGCTCGAATCGGATTCAAACACCTCTTTGAGTCTGCCGCAGTCACATAATACCGCAAACAGACAAGATAACTATGTCTTCACTATTACCGTTGAAACCTGCTCCCGATACAGTTTCGGACCGTGAATTAGAGCCCAGACTCGTTGGATTTGAAGACGAATCTGCTGAACAGATTTTGTCAGCAGTCACCTCAACAACGGCACGCCGTATTCTTAATCAGCTATATCTAGAACCGACCACCGTGTCGGATATTGCTACTGAACTTGACTCTTCAGTACAGAACGTCAGCTATCATCTCAACCGACTCCAAGACGCAGGTCTCGTAGAAGTCATCGAAACGTGGTATTCCGAGCAGGGGCGTGAAATGGATGTATACGCTCCGACCAATAGTGCACTCGTCCTCTTTGCGGGAGCGGAGAGAATAACCCCGTCACTTACGACCGCGTTGAGTCGTGTCTTCGGTGCAGTAGGTATTCTGGGAGTTGTCAGTGCAATCGTCCATACACGCTGGTCAGTGGTGACACCCTCACCGTCGCCCCGAGTTCCTGGACCGCCTGTACAGCAACCTGACCCAACCATGTGGGAGACGCTCGTTACGTTTGGAACTGGCCCCGGTGGGTTCGTTCTGGGGATCGGCATCTTCCTGATCCTGTCACTCTTTGTGGTATGGTACTGGCGGACGTATCATCCTGCGCGGAGTCGCACCCAATCGATGTAAGCGGTTTTCGGGACTGAAAGACATCTTTGAATCTGAGATAGGGCAATGCTTGACCCCTCCAATGATAGCATATGAAACGGAGAACGTTTCTAGCAAGTGCTGGAATTGGTCTCACAACTGCAGCAGCGGGCTGCACCTCTCAAGGAACTTCGAGTGGAGCGTCTGAGACGAACTCAGAAACAACAACTACCACTTCTGAGGGTTCGCAGACTGAGACTACACGAACGTCTGAGTGGACACTGGTTGGAGCTGGTGATACCGCTGAGCGGACTATCGGGACTGAATCACTCGAAGAGCGTGGCCTCAGAACCCCTCACCACGTCACGTTCGGGAACCCAACGGAAGAGCCACATCAAGGAAATATTACGGTTTCGAAGGCTGGCGAGACCGTGTTTGAGGAATCCGTGGAGCTCGAAGCGAACGCGAGCATCGTTGCGTCACTCACTGACCTCGACACGTATACCGCTCGTGTGGCGGTTCCCGAATTGAATGCGGCTGAAGAGATTACGATAGCTCCAAGCCAATTCTCCTGTAATGTGACTAGGACGACGGTCAGCATTCAGGACGACGACACACTCGACTCGATGGGTATCTCGACGCGTATGGCGTGTCCCGGTGTTGTCACCGAAACCGCTTCCGCTGATGGACTAGCGTCGCACACGGTTGGTGACAATCCCATTCCCGCAGATACAGGAAACTTTAGCCACTCGCTCAGACTTCGAAACCCGTCGGACAAGACGTGGACGACCCGAATTCTCGTGGAGGAAGAATCGGTAGCACAGTTTGATGGAATCTACACGGTCGAACCTGAAGGGACAGTACTAATCACCCTCAGTGAAAGTGGAACATACTCCTTATCGATGAGTGTACTCGAAACAGAGGCGATGGAAACTGAACAAGTTCTGCCCGAGAACTTCGACTGTAACGAATCCTCGACGCGGGCAGAGATTAACGCTGCGGGAGAACTCACGGCGAACACTGTTTCGACGCTTATGGCTTGTGACATCGAGACAAATTCGACGAACGAATCCTCTTAGTGAACCGCCTCGGGGTCAAGCCCCGAAGCACTCGGCCTGCTCCGCGCCCAACCGTAGCTGCTATTTTCCAACATAGAGTTATATTCGCATCTGTACTGAGCGGGCGTTTCACTCCTACCACTGAATAAAGAAACCGTATGGCAACTACTGCTATACGTAGTCACTGAACCGGTCTGGGGCGCCAGTGTACTCGGCCCAGCAGCGCTTTTAGCAGGGCTTCCCACGTTGGTTGGGGATCCCCTCATCAAGATCAGCTTGCTCGCCGCAGAGATCACACTCGGCGCTATGGCCGTGCATCCACCGGTCCGTCGACAGACCTTGCGTTTCGATATAGAGCTCATGAAGCACTCCTGGTATTAGCCCCACCAGTATCTTCTCTCGGTCTGCCTCGTTTTTCCACTCGGGTGTATATAGGTCAACACCCAGTCCTGGCCTTCCTCACCGTCGCCGGCTGGCCCAGCGAGATAGTCTGTGCTAACTCGTCAGGGATGTAGTGCCATTCATTGTCCGCGAATCACAGATAATGGCCGTCTGGCCGTGAGTTATCGGGGTCGACGTCGCCGAAAAACCGGTTCGGGTTCGTGATTGGCTCCGGGAACCAGACAATCGCGTCGGCGCGCCGTTCATCAAGAAGGCTCGGCTCCTTCGACACATCGACGACGGATTCGAGGCCGAGGTCAGCGACGTCGAAGTCCACGAATCGCGTGCGGAGTCCAGAGACAGTGAGTGATTCCAGGCGTCGGTGCCGGTCGCTTTCACCGATGAAAATTATAGGTAACAGCCGGTGTCAGACTATGCTATGATTTCTTACCATTCCCCTAGCGTTCATCCTATACATAACGGTCGAAGTTGGCAGGGTCGGCTTCCCTCACCATCGAATAATCTGTGAGGACTCTCTTTTCTCTGAGTCAGTGGAACCACTACCCAATAGCGGATGACTTACACAGGACAGTTTCCGAGATATGAGTAGAACAAATGAAATGGATACGGACACTTTGGAACACACCGGCAGTAGCAGTGATCTTTGCAAGCACGCTCGTCGCTGTCATGGGCGTCTCACTCATCAGCCCTGCACTCCCAGCGGTGCAGGATGCGTGGAATATCTCTGAGTCCCAGGCCAGTCTCTTGCTATCCGCGTTCACGCTTCCCGGGATATTTCTCACACTTCCCATCGGACTGCTGGCCGACCGAATCGGTCGGAAACCGGTTTTAATCCCGGCACTCAGCGTCTTCGGACTCAGTGGGGGCGCCATTATCGTCGTTTCCGATTTTACGCTGATTCTCGTTCTTCGAGCGATCCAGGGTGCGGCGAGTAGTGCGGTCGTGATGCTCACGGTCACACTTCTTGGCGATCTCTTCACCGGTGAACAGCGACGCGTGTTGATCGGAACTAATGCGGCGATTCTCGCGGTTGGTGCCGCCGGCTATCCGCTGCTCGGTGGAGCACTTGCAACACTCGCTTGGTGGGCTCCATTCGTATGCTTCCTCCTCGCCCTGCTGGTTGCGATCCCCGGGATAACTCTGCTGGAAGAGCCAAATCGGGACGGAATCAATTCGAATTCAAGCATTCGCGAGTTCCTTACTGGACCAACTTCGATGACTCCCTTCGTTGTTCTTTATCTCGCGATCTTCGGGATATTCGTCATCCTCTACGGCGCACAGCTCACTGCTGTTCCGTTCCTGCTCGCCAACGAATATCAGCTCTCATCGGCAGGTATCGGCCTTCTCGTGGGATTGCCTGCGGTTACGATGGGAATGACCGCATTGCAGGGTGATCGAGTGCTTCAAGTATTCACGAGTTTCCAATCAATCGCACTCGGGTTCGTGAGTTACGGGATCGGACTCGCCGTTGTAGCCATTACAGACTCTATCTATGTGGTTGCTGGAGCACTCCTCCTGTTCGGTCTCGGCCAGGGGCTCGCAGAGCCGATTACGGATACGGCACTTAACGAGCGTGCACCGGACGAATTTCGGGGGAGTATCATGAGTATTCGGACGAGTGTTCTTAGACTCGGTACGACCATCGGCCCGCCGCTCAGTGTTGGGGCTGCATCGGTGATCGGCTATCGACGGACGCTGTTGATTTCGGGCTCTGGTGCCCTCATCATCGGTGCAAGTTGGTTTATGACAAGACGTTTCTGACATCCTCCCACGGTCACAGATCGTGCCCACGGTGGAGTGGTTCCCAACTCGATGCACCGCGCGGTTGGGTTGTGGGCCGTGCCAGTACGGCCCCCGACCGAGATAGCGAGCTTCATCTACCGCCCCGCTGGCGTGCATATCCTTACCTCGGACTCGGTATCACACCCAGACCTGTCGACAGAACCAGCATAGATGTTTCGGCCAGTATCGGATTCACCCCACGACTCAAGTCGTGGGCTTTCTCCTCGAACCACTGTAATGAGACGGTATCGGGAGTTCCACCCAGTCGTTCGACGGTACCCCATCGAATCGTCCGCTGCGGATACCGTCAGAAAACAACCAAGATACGCCCGAATCCAGCAAGGATAGGGATAACGGGGGCGTGGCACGCCCTGTATCACGACGAGATACAAACCCAAGGTTCCCAACGCAACAAGGGCTACCCTTGTGGAAAGCCGCGCCGTTTACCGCGGGGAGGATGTCACCCGCTTCGGACTTCATCGTCGTCTACGGCCGCCGGCGTTGGCAACATCTTTGATAGCACGGCGACAGTATGAGGCATGGAATTTGGGATTTCCCGTCGGCGCGTCCTCAAGTCGGCGGGAGCTGGTGGGCTGGCCTGTCTGGCTGGCTGCGGGTCGCCAGGGCCAGAGGGGGAAGAGAACACGTTCGTTCGTGGGAGGGTCACCGATCTGAGTGGGAACCCGATTGAGGATGCACGAGTGGAGGTGGTGAGGATGCCGGACCACACTGGCGAGGAGCGACGAAGCGACGGGAACGGAAAGTTCGAACTGCCAGTTGAGCGGTCTGCGTGGCTCCGGACATCCCACTCTGAGTATCTCACTCGCGTACGGGCAATCGCCTCCAGGGGCCGAAGCAGTCATCCGCCTCACGCAAGACACTGAATCGGTGGTGACTCTCGGGTTCGGGGGGGACGTCATCCCGATCGACCGACCGGGCCCATACACGACACTGTACGAGAACATCAACGTCCTCCGGGAGTTCATTCCCGTCTTCGAGTCGTACTCACCAGAGAATGTCACTATCTTCGAGAATCAAGGCATCACCGAATACACGACACGTCTGTTCAATCAACGGTTTGTAAAGCCACACGTCGTTGTTATCGCAAATATTCGGCAGAACCACCAAGATACGCTCGGGAAGACTCGTCGAGAATCGCTCGTGCGTTCGCTCGGACGATTCCACGCGGAACACATGTTGTGAGTGGAGAGTTCCATCCAGTTCTCCACGAGTACTTAGCCGAGGAAATTGAGCAGGCTGGCGGGACACTGACGCAAGTCACGATTCCGGAAGATCAGCGCGGCCGGCTTGGGGCCGAAACGGTGTATGCGGTAAACGACGTTCTTCGGTATCTGAATATGGATCCCGTCCCTGAGGAGCAGCTCAACGAGTACCTGAACGCAATTCAACCTCGCTGGAGTCGTGTGTCCGGTGGGCAGGTGTTCAACGGCGCGGAAATCAATGATATCGAGAGTACGGAAGCAATTCGGCGTGCGTTAGCCGGTGATAGGTACATTTTGCCGTTCGTGTATCTTCGAGCCGACCGGCGAAGCCGCACTGCGTCGTTCGCATCGTACCTCAACACGCTCGCGGACCGGGACCTAATCACCGAAGCACGTGCCGGTGGTGCGTTCACCGACGTGTTCGCCTCTTGGGTTGATGTGCCCGTGACTACACACGACCGCAGCGAAGATGCGGGGGCGGTCCTCGACGAGATGCTTGCGGGGGAGTACCCGGTGATGCTGATGGGGAACACTGTCGACGAATTCATGCGTGATATGAACGAAGAGATCGTTGACCGGGCCCAACAGATGGCAATCGGTGAAGCAGACTAACTGACTGTCTTCCCGTAGTCCCACTGTGCCACGAGATGGGACTCCACCCGGTACTTGAGTCGGGTTCTTGGAAGAGCGTACGGTGAGCGTCAAGCATCAGCCAGATATTCAGACGGTAGGAGATGGGGCGCGTAGGGTCGAAGATATCTGAGCGATCTCGTTTAGCAACACGGTGAGCCAGGTGTGAATGGCCTGTTTCAGAGTACGTCGGTGAAGACGATGAGGGTACTGATGATTTGTGGCATCTCCAGATAGAACCGGTTCTGGTCACATCTACCTTACCAGTGAACCTAGTAGACGTGGTCTGTGTTGAACTGAATGTCAATCAATGAGTGGCACACTAATCGTAACGATGCTCCCCTGTGGGTCGGCGTCCCTGATGTCGATGGTTCCGCCGAGTTCAGTCACGACCCAGTTGACAAGCCACAACCCAAGCCCGTTCCCGTGAAGCAACGGCGTCTCTTCGCCCTCGCGTAAGACTGCTCGTTCCTGTTCGGGGATTCCTGGTCCGTTATCTCGAATCGTCACCGTTCCCCGCGGAGTGGCTTCACGACCCGTCGTT from Halobacterium jilantaiense encodes the following:
- a CDS encoding ArsR/SmtB family transcription factor — protein: MSSLLPLKPAPDTVSDRELEPRLVGFEDESAEQILSAVTSTTARRILNQLYLEPTTVSDIATELDSSVQNVSYHLNRLQDAGLVEVIETWYSEQGREMDVYAPTNSALVLFAGAERITPSLTTALSRVFGAVGILGVVSAIVHTRWSVVTPSPSPRVPGPPVQQPDPTMWETLVTFGTGPGGFVLGIGIFLILSLFVVWYWRTYHPARSRTQSM
- a CDS encoding MFS transporter, whose amino-acid sequence is MKWIRTLWNTPAVAVIFASTLVAVMGVSLISPALPAVQDAWNISESQASLLLSAFTLPGIFLTLPIGLLADRIGRKPVLIPALSVFGLSGGAIIVVSDFTLILVLRAIQGAASSAVVMLTVTLLGDLFTGEQRRVLIGTNAAILAVGAAGYPLLGGALATLAWWAPFVCFLLALLVAIPGITLLEEPNRDGINSNSSIREFLTGPTSMTPFVVLYLAIFGIFVILYGAQLTAVPFLLANEYQLSSAGIGLLVGLPAVTMGMTALQGDRVLQVFTSFQSIALGFVSYGIGLAVVAITDSIYVVAGALLLFGLGQGLAEPITDTALNERAPDEFRGSIMSIRTSVLRLGTTIGPPLSVGAASVIGYRRTLLISGSGALIIGASWFMTRRF
- a CDS encoding carboxypeptidase-like regulatory domain-containing protein, with the protein product MEFGISRRRVLKSAGAGGLACLAGCGSPGPEGEENTFVRGRVTDLSGNPIEDARVEVVRMPDHTGEERRSDGNGKFELPVERSAWLRTSHSEYLTRVRAIASRGRSSHPPHARH